In Apium graveolens cultivar Ventura chromosome 10, ASM990537v1, whole genome shotgun sequence, the following are encoded in one genomic region:
- the LOC141689338 gene encoding F-box protein At2g27310-like has protein sequence MASKFTCSHISVNGTKITDLYPEIMFTLILTRIDHSSLASLALASTQLHALCNHEYIWTKICNSNWQSTKNLLVQKAISSFPGGHRSFFTDSYPILQFGNNYKYSCYNRHDIASVQRPEHLLSAVDIQYKNKAIYSNVDVINTGTEIFASSSFKVEVRNQLESVRLSIKCEDEEDIHFADLKECMTLSWIMIDPTQKRAANISSQLPVSVRRHWIDGDIEVKYAIVTPRDSSAGMSELVEIRTIVMLEWEEEKAYLKLRKVSLQVYDMDCICLQGIESLRILQKAIRYGTRKKTKRDEVTDRYRIFVNKKRARREGRQKRQHNITAPLLATFLVALIILKVSAL, from the coding sequence ATGGCATCCAAGTTTACTTGTTCCCACATTTCTGTGAATGGCACAAAGATTACCGATCTCTATCCAGAAATCATGTTCACTCTTATCTTAACTCGAATTGATCACTCATCTCTGGCCTCACTTGCCCTAGCTTCCACACAGTTGCATGCTTTGTGCAACCATGAATATATCTGGACTAAGATATGCAACTCCAACTGGCAATCTACCAAAAATCTGCTAGTACAAAAAGCCATATCCTCTTTCCCGGGTGGTCACCGCTCATTCTTCACTGACTCGTATCCGATTCTCCAGTTCGGGAATAACTACAAGTACTCATGCTATAATCGCCATGATATAGCATCAGTGCAGAGGCCGGAGCACCTATTATCAGCTGTGGACATACAATACAAAAATAAAGCTATATATTCGAATGTCGATGTCATTAACACTGGGACTGAAATTTTTGCAAGTTCAAGTTTCAAGGTCGAGGTGCGTAACCAATTAGAATCCGTTAGGTTATCAATCAAGTGTGAAGATGAGGAGGACATTCATTTTGCAGATTTAAAAGAATGTATGACGTTGAGTTGGATCATGATCGATCCAACTCAAAAACGGGCAGCTAACATATCAAGTCAGCTGCCCGTCTCAGTAAGGCGCCACTGGATTGACGGTGATATAGAAGTAAAATATGCCATTGTCACGCCTCGTGATAGCAGTGCAGGCATGTCTGAGTTGGTGGAGATAAGAACAATAGTCATGCTAGAGTGGGAGGAAGAAAAGGCATACTTAAAGTTAAGGAAAGTAAGTCTTCAAGTGTATGACATGGATTGTATTTGCCTACAAGGTATAGAAAGTTTGAGAATATTGCAAAAGGCCATTCGGTATGGAACAAGAAAAAAGACAAAAAGGGATGAAGTAACAGACAGGTACAGGATATTTGTCAATAAGAAAAGGGCAAGAAGAGAGGGAAGACAAAAACGACAACATAATATAACGGCCCCATTATTGGCTACATTTCTTGTGGCTTTGATAATTTTGAAGGTAAGCGCATTATAG